In a single window of the Mucilaginibacter defluvii genome:
- a CDS encoding GH92 family glycosyl hydrolase, with protein sequence MKKSIFSLFALAALCGGAFGQGKPTGLSKYVDPYIGTGFHGHVFMGANVPFGAVQLGPVNVSEGWDWCSGYHISDTTIVGFSHTRLSGTGIGDLGDIALMPTTGPIKVAKGSLENPESGFISTFNRSSETAQAGFYAVKLNRYNIGVKLTTTPRVGFHEYTFPKNDQSHIVIDLQQGIGWDRPMKTSLTLVNDTTITGYRYSQGWAVDQRIFFTMILSKPVKTLTVYDSTTVKTGTSIEAVKAKGVITFATKDGEKVYVKVGISPVSVENAALNMKTELPGWDFAGTVTKAQAAWDKALSKVAITTPDEDKKKVFYTAMYHTMIAPSAFNDVNGDYWGTDKKVHKNEGFNNLTTFSLWDTYRAADPMYTLLHPERVSDMINTMLAIYKQQGKLPVWHLMANETNCMVGYSAIPVVVDAYLKGYKGFDEKLAWEAVKATAMGDERGIKFVKLMGYVPADSTAESVSMGLEYALADWSAAQMAKKMGNMADYEYFSKRGNYYKNYFDSKTGFFRAKLADGKFKEPFDPFRSIHERGDYTEGNAWQYQWLVPQDVEGLIKLLGGDKKFTAKLDTFFVAKGDMGAEASNDISGLIGQYAHGNEPSHHITYLYTYAGQPWKTAEKVRYIMKDFYTTKTDGIIGNEDVGQMSAWYVLSSLGFYPVNPANGNYVFGSPLFNEALINLPEGKKFKLTALNNSDENKYIQRVTLNGKPYTKAYISHTELMKGGELVFVMGNKPNFKWGTKPADRPYSKK encoded by the coding sequence ATGAAAAAAAGTATTTTCTCGCTGTTTGCACTGGCGGCATTGTGCGGAGGGGCATTCGGGCAGGGCAAACCAACGGGCCTTTCAAAATATGTTGATCCGTACATTGGTACGGGCTTTCATGGTCACGTGTTCATGGGCGCCAACGTTCCCTTTGGCGCGGTACAATTAGGTCCGGTAAATGTATCTGAAGGTTGGGATTGGTGTTCGGGCTATCATATCAGCGATACCACCATTGTTGGCTTTAGCCATACCCGCCTGAGTGGTACGGGTATCGGCGATCTGGGTGATATTGCCCTGATGCCAACCACTGGCCCGATCAAGGTTGCTAAAGGCAGCCTTGAAAATCCGGAATCGGGTTTTATATCAACATTCAACCGTTCGTCAGAAACTGCGCAGGCCGGTTTTTATGCTGTAAAGCTAAATCGTTATAATATTGGTGTTAAATTAACCACCACGCCACGCGTAGGTTTTCATGAATATACCTTCCCTAAAAACGATCAATCACACATCGTGATCGACCTGCAGCAGGGCATAGGCTGGGACAGGCCGATGAAAACATCGCTTACCCTGGTGAACGATACCACCATCACAGGCTACCGTTACTCACAAGGCTGGGCGGTTGATCAGCGGATATTTTTTACCATGATCCTGTCAAAACCTGTCAAAACGCTAACGGTTTATGACAGCACCACTGTTAAAACCGGTACATCAATCGAGGCGGTTAAGGCTAAAGGGGTAATTACGTTCGCTACTAAAGACGGCGAAAAGGTTTATGTAAAAGTTGGCATCTCTCCGGTAAGTGTTGAGAATGCAGCCCTTAACATGAAAACCGAATTACCGGGCTGGGATTTTGCAGGCACTGTAACCAAGGCGCAAGCCGCTTGGGATAAAGCACTGAGCAAAGTAGCCATTACCACGCCCGATGAGGACAAGAAAAAGGTATTTTACACAGCCATGTACCACACCATGATAGCACCATCAGCATTTAATGATGTTAACGGCGATTATTGGGGAACTGATAAAAAGGTGCATAAAAACGAGGGTTTTAATAACCTGACCACCTTTTCGTTATGGGATACCTATCGTGCTGCCGACCCAATGTACACACTGTTGCACCCTGAGCGTGTAAGCGATATGATAAACACCATGCTGGCCATTTACAAGCAACAAGGCAAGCTGCCTGTATGGCACCTGATGGCTAATGAAACTAACTGTATGGTGGGTTACAGCGCTATACCGGTAGTGGTTGATGCCTACCTGAAAGGTTACAAAGGCTTTGACGAAAAATTAGCCTGGGAAGCGGTAAAAGCTACTGCCATGGGTGATGAGCGCGGCATCAAATTCGTAAAATTAATGGGTTATGTACCTGCGGATAGTACAGCCGAATCCGTATCAATGGGCTTAGAGTATGCTTTGGCCGATTGGAGTGCTGCGCAAATGGCGAAGAAGATGGGTAACATGGCCGATTACGAGTACTTTAGTAAACGGGGTAATTACTACAAAAACTATTTCGATAGCAAAACCGGTTTCTTTCGTGCTAAACTGGCTGATGGTAAGTTTAAAGAGCCGTTTGATCCGTTCCGCTCCATACACGAGCGTGGCGATTATACCGAGGGCAACGCCTGGCAATACCAATGGCTGGTGCCGCAGGATGTGGAGGGCTTGATAAAATTATTGGGTGGCGATAAAAAGTTTACCGCTAAACTGGATACCTTTTTTGTTGCCAAAGGCGATATGGGTGCCGAAGCATCAAACGATATTTCAGGTTTGATAGGCCAGTACGCGCACGGTAACGAGCCGAGCCACCATATTACCTACTTATACACTTACGCTGGGCAGCCCTGGAAAACAGCCGAAAAGGTACGCTACATCATGAAGGATTTTTATACCACCAAAACTGATGGCATCATCGGTAATGAGGACGTAGGGCAAATGTCGGCCTGGTATGTTTTATCATCATTAGGTTTTTACCCGGTTAACCCGGCTAATGGTAACTATGTGTTTGGTAGTCCGCTGTTTAACGAAGCGCTGATCAACCTGCCGGAGGGCAAAAAATTCAAACTTACCGCACTTAATAACAGCGATGAAAATAAATACATACAGCGCGTTACCTTAAACGGAAAACCATACACAAAAGCTTATATTAGCCATACCGAATTAATGAAGGGCGGCGAACTGGTTTTTGTAATGGGCAACAAACCCAACTTTAAATGGGGTACAAAACCGGCAGATCGTCCGTATTCCAAGAAGTAA
- a CDS encoding glycoside hydrolase family 2 protein, whose amino-acid sequence MKINSKSILKAHIGLGSGLLMALSLSAAKAQTTYELNEGWLCKKASTVQAGGVKMSQASFATTDWEKATVPGTVLTTQLNNKQVPDPFYGMNNQRIPDIYKIGRDYYTYWFVKDFKEAAPQGNNQVYLNLRGVNYSSDIYLNGHKLNANLHKGMFLRQRYNITKWLAKNGSNRLAIIVHPPDVVGNPNGGQGGDGTIAKGVGLQYTAGWDWIQPMRDRNTGIWDKVIIEKTGAVAILNPHVITLVPGVRQPEGPQAPATIKVAATVQNPTAQPVTGTLRYTIAGGSVSKKIILKPSSSQDVQLDDYVLKNPKLWWPNGYGEQNLYNLRIEFLTADNKVSSKEDVEVGVRQITTNWNEKTESRQVNVNGQKIFIKGGNWIISDAMLRFSDMRYDAEVRYHRDMNLNLIRIWGGAIVERPEFYKACDRYGLLVFQDLWGSGDCNGRWVDPMKAEDQWTRRKYPDDHDLYMRSVSDQVKMVRNYPSLALWCGGNEITPPQDILAALQDTVFPKLDPTRWFVSYSNSELMSRNVLGGNGDGPYGIQPLSVFWDFKTYPFNSEVGSVGVSDYTSLKRFIPKENMVAPEFDASTGKSKVDSVWDYHKYIGYDGFIDKYGKPQDAEDFAEKAQLINYDQYRALMEGFSSHMWDWYTGVIIWKTQNPWTAMRGQMYDYYLDPNACLYGLTNGSQPLHIMYNPGDGMVMVANNTFKTHTNLMIVAKILDLDGKETPITQVFADVTPTTTKRYLSVKKQLDEVAKDKGAFLVLQLQDHTQKIISENIYWVADAKGEYSGLKNMAASKVTATAKKAANGKVEVTLTNPANTPLAFFNRVSLLNSTTKERMLPVFYSDNYVSVLPGTSKTVTVDYDPKLHTATPAVTVSGWNLKEISIAVN is encoded by the coding sequence TTGAAGATCAACAGTAAAAGTATTTTAAAAGCACATATCGGTTTAGGCTCGGGTTTACTCATGGCCCTTAGCTTATCTGCCGCAAAGGCACAAACCACATACGAGTTAAATGAAGGCTGGTTATGCAAAAAGGCATCAACAGTACAGGCTGGTGGCGTAAAAATGTCGCAAGCCTCATTCGCTACCACAGATTGGGAAAAGGCTACCGTACCGGGTACGGTTTTAACTACCCAGCTCAATAACAAGCAGGTGCCTGATCCGTTTTACGGCATGAACAACCAGCGTATACCTGATATTTACAAGATTGGCCGCGATTACTATACCTACTGGTTTGTAAAGGATTTTAAGGAAGCCGCTCCACAAGGTAATAACCAGGTTTATTTGAACCTGCGTGGCGTTAATTACAGCTCAGATATCTATTTGAACGGCCATAAACTGAATGCAAACCTGCATAAGGGCATGTTCCTTCGTCAGCGTTATAATATTACCAAGTGGCTGGCTAAAAATGGCAGCAACCGCTTGGCTATCATCGTTCACCCGCCCGATGTGGTGGGCAATCCTAACGGTGGCCAGGGTGGTGATGGTACCATTGCCAAGGGCGTAGGTCTGCAGTACACCGCAGGATGGGACTGGATACAACCCATGCGCGACCGAAATACCGGTATATGGGATAAGGTAATCATTGAAAAAACCGGCGCTGTTGCTATCTTAAATCCACATGTAATTACTTTAGTTCCGGGTGTGCGCCAGCCTGAAGGTCCGCAAGCTCCGGCTACTATTAAGGTGGCTGCAACCGTACAAAACCCTACGGCGCAACCGGTAACCGGTACGCTGCGTTACACGATTGCAGGTGGTTCGGTTTCAAAAAAGATCATCCTAAAGCCATCATCATCTCAGGATGTTCAGTTGGATGATTACGTGCTTAAAAACCCGAAACTGTGGTGGCCTAATGGTTACGGCGAGCAAAACCTTTACAACTTGCGTATTGAGTTTTTAACTGCCGATAATAAGGTATCGTCAAAAGAAGATGTTGAGGTAGGCGTAAGGCAAATTACCACCAACTGGAACGAGAAAACCGAAAGCCGCCAGGTTAATGTTAACGGTCAAAAGATATTCATCAAAGGCGGTAACTGGATCATATCCGACGCGATGTTGCGCTTCTCGGATATGCGTTATGATGCCGAGGTTCGCTATCACCGTGATATGAACCTGAACCTAATCCGCATTTGGGGTGGCGCTATTGTTGAGCGCCCTGAGTTTTACAAGGCTTGCGATAGATATGGTTTGCTGGTATTCCAGGATCTATGGGGATCAGGCGATTGTAACGGTCGTTGGGTTGACCCGATGAAGGCTGAAGATCAGTGGACGCGCCGTAAATATCCGGATGATCATGACCTGTACATGCGTTCAGTATCTGACCAGGTGAAGATGGTACGTAACTATCCGTCGCTGGCCTTATGGTGCGGCGGTAACGAGATCACGCCTCCGCAGGATATCCTGGCTGCATTGCAGGATACCGTTTTCCCTAAGCTTGATCCAACCCGCTGGTTCGTATCCTACTCCAATTCAGAGCTCATGTCGCGCAACGTATTAGGTGGTAATGGCGATGGCCCGTACGGCATCCAACCGTTATCTGTTTTCTGGGATTTTAAAACGTACCCTTTCAACTCCGAGGTAGGCTCGGTAGGGGTAAGCGATTATACCTCGTTAAAAAGATTCATCCCTAAAGAAAATATGGTTGCGCCGGAGTTTGACGCGTCAACCGGTAAATCAAAGGTTGATTCGGTATGGGATTATCATAAGTATATCGGTTACGATGGCTTTATTGACAAGTACGGTAAGCCTCAGGATGCCGAGGATTTTGCCGAAAAAGCACAATTGATAAATTATGATCAGTATCGTGCCCTGATGGAAGGCTTTAGCTCGCACATGTGGGATTGGTATACCGGTGTCATCATCTGGAAAACACAAAACCCGTGGACGGCCATGCGCGGCCAGATGTATGATTATTACCTCGACCCAAATGCTTGCCTGTACGGCTTAACCAACGGCAGCCAGCCGCTGCACATTATGTACAACCCTGGCGATGGTATGGTGATGGTTGCCAATAATACCTTTAAAACGCATACCAACCTGATGATCGTTGCCAAGATACTTGATTTGGACGGTAAGGAGACACCGATAACACAAGTATTCGCGGATGTTACGCCAACCACCACCAAGAGGTACCTGTCAGTAAAAAAGCAATTAGATGAAGTAGCAAAGGATAAAGGCGCCTTCCTGGTATTGCAACTACAGGATCATACCCAAAAAATAATCAGCGAAAATATTTATTGGGTTGCCGATGCTAAGGGCGAGTATTCAGGCCTGAAAAACATGGCCGCTTCAAAAGTAACCGCTACGGCTAAAAAGGCAGCTAACGGCAAGGTTGAAGTAACATTAACTAACCCGGCTAACACGCCACTGGCATTCTTTAACCGTGTATCATTATTAAACAGCACTACAAAAGAGCGCATGTTACCTGTTTTTTATAGTGACAACTATGTATCGGTATTGCCGGGCACCAGCAAAACGGTGACTGTTGATTACGATCCGAAACTGCATACCGCCACACCGGCAGTAACCGTTAGCGGATGGAACTTAAAGGAAATAAGCATCGCTGTTAATTAA
- a CDS encoding alpha-L-fucosidase, with product MISKSTICKAFAAAAMLYSTGVLGQAHNLSKKYEKPTDPLVVAKLAQWQDLKFGLFMHWGTYSQWGVVESWSICPEDEGWTQRKGPYSDTYNNYLKAYENLQTTFNPVKFNPEKWVKAANEAGMKYVVFTTKHHDGFSMFDTKQTDYKITDKKTPFSTNPRANVTKEIFNAFRKQNFMIGAYFSKPDWHSKDYWWPYFPPKDRNVNYDPAKYPERWDAFKKFTYNQIEELMTGYGKVDILWLDGGWVRPKETIDTAVDWQRGIKFNQDIDMPKIAAMARQHQPGLMVVDRTVAGQYENYTTPEQEVPEKPLSYPWESCITMGNSWSYVPGDKYKSAHDVIDLLVKIVSRGGNLLMNIGPGPDGDWDPVAYDRLKSIGAWIKINGEGIYNSRAVAPYSNGNVFYTKSKDKKVAYAFVLPEGEQGDNVTINIEGMGKPKQVLLMGGKQKVKWKAGADGIVVSNYKALYQQAGLKEAAGFKIVY from the coding sequence ATGATAAGTAAATCTACTATATGTAAAGCCTTTGCTGCGGCAGCTATGCTGTACAGTACGGGCGTTTTAGGGCAGGCACACAACTTGTCTAAAAAGTACGAAAAACCGACCGACCCGCTGGTGGTGGCCAAACTTGCCCAATGGCAGGACCTGAAATTCGGCCTGTTTATGCACTGGGGTACTTACAGCCAGTGGGGCGTGGTTGAAAGCTGGAGCATTTGCCCTGAAGATGAAGGCTGGACGCAGCGAAAAGGCCCGTATTCAGATACTTACAATAATTACCTTAAGGCGTACGAAAACCTGCAAACAACCTTTAACCCGGTAAAGTTCAATCCCGAAAAATGGGTGAAGGCAGCTAACGAAGCCGGTATGAAATACGTGGTTTTCACCACCAAGCACCATGATGGCTTTAGTATGTTTGATACTAAGCAGACAGACTATAAGATAACGGATAAAAAAACGCCCTTCTCAACTAATCCAAGGGCTAACGTTACCAAGGAGATATTTAACGCCTTCAGGAAACAGAACTTCATGATCGGCGCATACTTTTCAAAACCCGATTGGCATTCAAAGGATTACTGGTGGCCATACTTCCCGCCCAAGGATCGTAATGTGAATTATGACCCGGCTAAATACCCGGAGCGCTGGGATGCTTTCAAAAAATTCACTTACAACCAGATAGAGGAATTAATGACCGGCTACGGCAAGGTAGATATTTTATGGCTGGATGGCGGCTGGGTTAGGCCCAAGGAAACCATTGATACGGCGGTTGACTGGCAGCGCGGCATCAAATTTAACCAGGATATTGACATGCCGAAGATAGCCGCAATGGCAAGGCAGCACCAGCCGGGTTTAATGGTGGTTGACCGTACCGTTGCCGGCCAATACGAAAATTATACCACCCCTGAACAGGAAGTACCCGAAAAACCGTTAAGCTATCCGTGGGAGAGCTGTATTACCATGGGTAACTCATGGAGCTATGTGCCGGGCGATAAATACAAATCGGCACATGATGTTATTGACCTTTTGGTTAAAATAGTATCGCGCGGCGGTAACCTGCTGATGAATATCGGCCCGGGTCCTGACGGCGATTGGGACCCCGTTGCTTACGATCGTTTGAAATCGATTGGAGCGTGGATCAAAATCAATGGTGAGGGTATATATAACTCACGGGCCGTTGCGCCATATTCAAATGGTAATGTATTCTATACCAAATCGAAAGATAAAAAAGTGGCCTATGCCTTTGTATTACCTGAGGGTGAACAAGGCGATAACGTAACCATTAACATTGAGGGTATGGGTAAGCCTAAGCAGGTATTGCTAATGGGCGGCAAACAAAAGGTAAAATGGAAGGCCGGTGCCGATGGTATAGTGGTGAGCAATTACAAAGCGCTTTATCAGCAGGCAGGTTTAAAAGAGGCCGCCGGTTTTAAAATCGTCTACTAA
- a CDS encoding ROK family protein: MLQPDLSVLNDNANIIQCLCYHNALSGTEISNYINKSIPYTVKVINGLIKAGVIEKKGYADSNGGRKPLKYSLVPDTFFIVSVAMSQYDIEYAVLNLNNQFVKDIVKEKIVIYDMQADELVARIDQYIRSTGISADRFLSVGITMPGFIATERGINLSYLHVDADTTLAEKLQQGLGLPVFIENDSTAIALGEQKFGAAVEQNDAMILNLGWGIGLGMILDNKVFRGHSGLAGEFSHISLVNNGKICKCGKRGCLETDSSLIAITENAVLEMQNGQKSSLKNYDVVDANAIINEAIKGDMLSVKLISEAAYNVGRGLAMLIHIMNPSTIVLSGKGSVIGKLWLSPIQQAIYEHCIPQLANDTELVISKLNVKAQLLGGSVLVIEHLGQPLINKINALQNKAVTIDDK, from the coding sequence ATGTTACAACCTGATCTGTCTGTATTGAATGATAATGCCAACATTATACAATGCTTGTGCTATCATAACGCGTTATCGGGCACCGAAATAAGTAATTATATCAATAAAAGTATACCTTATACCGTTAAGGTAATAAACGGACTGATAAAGGCAGGTGTTATTGAGAAAAAAGGATATGCCGACTCAAACGGTGGCCGCAAGCCATTGAAGTATTCACTTGTGCCTGATACATTTTTTATCGTATCTGTAGCCATGAGCCAGTATGATATTGAATACGCGGTGCTCAACCTTAACAACCAGTTTGTAAAGGATATTGTAAAGGAAAAAATTGTAATTTACGATATGCAGGCTGATGAGCTTGTAGCCCGTATTGATCAGTATATTAGAAGTACGGGTATAAGTGCCGACAGGTTTTTGAGCGTAGGCATTACTATGCCTGGTTTTATTGCCACGGAGCGGGGCATAAACTTAAGCTATTTGCATGTTGATGCAGATACTACGCTGGCCGAAAAGCTACAGCAGGGTTTAGGTTTGCCTGTATTTATCGAAAATGACTCAACCGCGATAGCCTTGGGCGAGCAAAAGTTTGGGGCTGCCGTTGAACAGAACGATGCTATGATACTTAACCTGGGCTGGGGCATAGGTCTGGGCATGATACTCGATAACAAGGTATTTCGCGGGCATAGTGGCCTGGCGGGCGAGTTTAGCCATATATCGCTGGTTAACAACGGTAAAATATGTAAGTGCGGTAAGCGCGGATGCCTGGAAACGGATTCATCCTTAATAGCGATTACTGAAAATGCCGTGCTTGAAATGCAGAACGGCCAAAAAAGCAGCCTGAAAAACTACGACGTGGTTGATGCAAATGCTATTATTAACGAGGCAATTAAAGGGGATATGCTGTCGGTAAAATTAATATCAGAAGCGGCTTACAATGTGGGGCGCGGACTGGCTATGCTGATCCACATCATGAACCCATCCACGATTGTTTTGAGCGGCAAGGGCAGTGTTATTGGTAAGTTATGGCTGTCGCCCATACAGCAGGCCATTTATGAGCATTGCATACCGCAATTGGCTAACGACACCGAACTGGTTATATCAAAGCTTAACGTTAAAGCACAGTTGCTGGGTGGCTCGGTACTGGTTATTGAGCATTTGGGCCAGCCGTTAATTAATAAGATAAACGCATTACAAAATAAAGCGGTTACCATTGATGATAAGTAA
- a CDS encoding vanadium-dependent haloperoxidase, whose amino-acid sequence MKRILQRLVFVILLFNAVAGLAQQRAKSFPDYMWPGHALHNVSMVMVHDVVSPPVAARYYAYCMLGAYNIVNAHDNNVPLLNKLIKSYSPTHGIDTVKMAYDYRIASYYSILETAKLMLPSGFLIKDDQDAFITQVKKTGIKQEVIDNSIKVGQQAAIDAVNFSKGDRYNKLSALKRYTPLQGEGYWYPTPPGYFEAVEPNWRTIRTMVLDTATQCKPAPLTPFSKDSTSAFYKQVKEVYQVSKKLTDDQINQALFWDCNPFAITTSGHMSIGYKKISPGGHWMHITALVSKQAKLTFDETICLLTLEGLTLMDSFIACWEEKFATNRIRPETFINRYMDVKWQPILQTPPFPEYTSGHSVVSAASAEVLTYMLGDNFKYEDDTELPFGSGKRSFNSFRQAADEAGMSRFYGGIHYIESIETGSTQGKNVAGYIIARMKEAGVKPCIKQGK is encoded by the coding sequence ATGAAGAGAATTTTACAAAGGTTAGTATTTGTTATCCTGTTATTTAATGCCGTAGCGGGACTTGCACAGCAACGCGCCAAAAGTTTCCCGGATTATATGTGGCCGGGGCACGCGCTGCATAACGTGAGCATGGTAATGGTACACGATGTGGTTAGTCCGCCCGTAGCCGCGCGCTATTACGCTTACTGTATGCTGGGCGCGTATAATATTGTTAACGCGCATGATAATAATGTGCCACTGCTTAATAAACTGATCAAAAGCTATTCGCCTACGCATGGTATAGATACTGTAAAAATGGCTTATGATTACCGCATAGCCAGCTATTACAGTATTCTTGAAACCGCTAAGCTCATGCTGCCATCAGGATTTTTGATTAAGGATGATCAGGACGCTTTCATCACACAGGTGAAGAAAACCGGTATCAAGCAGGAAGTTATCGATAATTCGATAAAGGTAGGGCAGCAGGCAGCAATTGATGCGGTTAATTTTTCAAAAGGCGACAGGTACAACAAACTTAGCGCCCTGAAACGCTATACGCCGTTACAAGGCGAAGGCTACTGGTACCCAACCCCGCCGGGATATTTTGAGGCGGTTGAACCTAACTGGCGAACTATACGCACAATGGTGCTTGATACGGCCACGCAATGTAAACCGGCTCCGCTTACACCGTTTAGTAAAGATTCAACTTCGGCTTTTTACAAGCAGGTGAAAGAGGTTTACCAGGTATCAAAAAAACTGACTGATGACCAGATTAACCAGGCGCTTTTTTGGGATTGTAACCCGTTTGCAATAACCACTTCAGGCCATATGTCTATCGGGTATAAAAAGATAAGTCCGGGCGGGCATTGGATGCATATTACCGCGCTGGTATCAAAACAGGCAAAGCTTACGTTTGATGAAACAATATGCTTGCTGACTTTGGAAGGCTTAACCCTTATGGACTCGTTCATTGCCTGTTGGGAAGAAAAATTCGCTACTAACCGCATCCGGCCCGAAACATTCATTAACCGGTATATGGATGTAAAATGGCAGCCGATTTTACAAACGCCGCCATTCCCCGAATATACCAGCGGGCATTCGGTAGTATCAGCAGCATCGGCTGAGGTACTTACCTATATGTTGGGCGATAATTTTAAATACGAGGATGATACCGAACTACCTTTCGGAAGCGGAAAACGATCATTCAACTCATTCCGCCAGGCAGCTGATGAAGCCGGAATGTCGAGATTTTACGGAGGAATACATTATATAGAAAGTATAGAAACAGGCAGTACACAAGGAAAAAATGTAGCCGGCTATATCATAGCCAGGATGAAGGAAGCAGGCGTTAAGCCATGTATTAAACAAGGTAAATAA